In one Cervus canadensis isolate Bull #8, Minnesota chromosome 22, ASM1932006v1, whole genome shotgun sequence genomic region, the following are encoded:
- the IL17RE gene encoding interleukin-17 receptor E isoform X4, translating to MRALCFQDGSFTGRSAQIPHHTQPAPPLPPKPWRAWWCHCPHCWCLHLGSGPSGLQWGWLHLLVQKSKKSYKFWFCRRHRMPASAQRKLLSSCCLSEKGHHNSSPSPDTSHKGLRSKRTQPVDPEAGERLSRSNSQKLGGPEFSFDLLPETRAIQVTIPPGPEVSVRLCHQWALECEDLSHLFNAQKIVPGGRTVDLPYEFLLPCLCIEASYLQEDTVRRKKCPFQGQPEAYDSDFWESMNFTDHSQHNQMVMAVTLRCPLKLEASLCQRRGWPTLCEDLPNATARESEGWYVVEKVDLHPQLCFKFSFGNSSHIECPHRTFAVLSWNVSMDTQAQQVVLRFSSRTHVTFSAAWSHPGSGRDSVVPPVYSVSQTQGSTPVTLDLIIPFLRPGGCVLVWRSDVQFAWKRLLCPDASHRRLGLLILALLAFTTLLGVVLVLTCRRPLSGPGRARPVLLLHVAESEAQRRLVGALAELLRAALGGGRDVIVDLWEGTRVARVGPLPWLWAARARVARERGAVVLLWSSAGPSPTGGPDPRAVPLRALLRATPRPLLLLVYFSRLCAKGDIPPPLRALPRYRLLHDLPRLLRALDARTSTEATTRGRFVARPRLRGRVELCRRLELEAAKLADQG from the exons ATG CGGGCCCTGTGCTTTCAGGATGGCAGTTTCACTG GAAGGTCTGCCCAGATTCCTCACCACACCCAGCCggcccctcctctccccccaaaGCCTTGGCGCGCCTGGTGGTGCCACTGTCCCCACTGCTGGTGCCTGCATCTGGGGTCAGGCCCCTCGG GTCTTCAGTGGGGTTGGCTCCACCTCCTAGTGCAGAAATCCAAAAAGTCTTACAAGTTCTGGTTctgtaggagacacaggatgCCAGCGTCTGCTCAG AGGAAGTTGCTGAGCAGCTGCTGCCTGTCTGAGAAGGGCCATCACAACTCCAGCCCCTCCCCGGATACCTCCCACAAGGGACTGCGCTCCAAAAGAACCCAGCCTGTGGATCCAGAGGCAGGGGAACGTCTCTCCAGATCTAACTCACAAAAGCTTGGAG GACCTGAGTTCTCCTTTGACTTGCTGCCTGAGACAAGGGCTATTCAAGTGACCATTCCTCCAGGCCCAGAGGTCAGTGTGCGTCTTTGCCACCAGTGGGCACTGGAGTGTGAGGACCTGAGCCATCTCTTCAATGCCCAG AAAATTGTGCCTGGGGGTCGCACTGTAGACCTGCCTTATGAATTCCTTCTGCCCTGTCTGTGCATCGAG GCATCCTACCTGCAAGAGGACACCGTGAGGCGCAAAAAATGTCCCTTCCAGGGCCAGCCTGAAGCCT ATGACTCGGACTTCTGGGAGTCAATGAACTTCACTGACCACAGCCAGCATAATCAGATGGTCATGGCCGTGACACTCCGCTGCCCACTGAAGCTGGAGGCCTCCCTGTGCCAGAGGCGGGGCTGGCCCACCCTCTGCGAAGACCTCCCCAATGCCACGGCTCGAGAGTCAGAGGGG TGGTATGTCGTGGAGAAAGTGGACTTGCATCCCCAGCTCTGCTTCAAG TTCTCTTTTGGAAACAGCAGCCACATTGAATGCCCCCACCGGACATTCG cagtCCTGTCCTGGAATGTGAGCATGGATACACAGGCCCAGCAGGTGGTCCTCCGCTTCTCTTCAAGGACGCATGTCACCTTCAGTGCTGCCTGGAGCCACCCAGGCTCGGGGCGGGACAGCGTGGTGCCCCCTGTGTACAGCGTCAGCCAG ACTCAGGGCTCAACCCCAGTGACCCTAGACCTCATCATCCCCTTCCTGAGGCCTGGAGGCTGTGTCCTG GTGTGGAGGTCAGATGTCCAGTTTGCCTGGAAGCGCCTCTTGTGTCCAGATG CCTCTCACAGACGCCTGGGGCTCCTGATCCTGGCGCTGCTGGCCTTCACCACCCTACTGGGAGTTGTTTTGGTTCTCACGTGCCGGCGCCCTCTGTCAG GCCCGGGCCGAGCACGGCCGGTGCTGCTGCTGCACGTGGCAGAGTCTGAGGCGCAGCGGCGCCTGGTGGGAGCCCTTGCTGAACTGCTGCGGGCCGCTCTGGGCGGCGGGCGCGACGTGATCGTGGACCTTTGGGAGGGCACACGGGTGGCGCGCGTGGGCCCCCTGCCGTGGCTCTGGGCGGCGCGGGCGCGTGTGGCGCGGGAGCGGGGCGCCGTGGTTCTTCTGTGGAGCAGCGCCGGCCCCAGCCCCACCGGCGGCCCGGATCCTCGCGCTGTGCCCCTGCGCGCCCTGCTCCGCGCCACCCCGCGCCCGCTGCTGTTGCTGGTTTACTTTAGTCGTCTCTGCGCCAAGGGCGACATTCCCCCGCCCCTGCGCGCCCTGCCCCGCTACCGCCTGCTGCACGACCTGCCGCGCCTGCTGCGCGCCCTGGACGCTCGGACCTCTACCGAAGCCACCACCCGGGGCCGCTTCGTCGCCCGGCCGCGCCTGCGGGGTCGCGTGGAGCTGTGCCGCAGGCTGGAACTGGAGGCCGCCAAACTTGCCGACCAAGGCTGA
- the IL17RE gene encoding interleukin-17 receptor E isoform X1: MWPGWLVGIEEELWGRAGQGQAEARAPAGTALPAAAQQAGPGPVAHFRAVQPCTGRRDPTEAHGEPQTGSPAPASPPAAHWPVCLRWDWLPPPSPLENPRSAGLTHGKRALCFQDGSFTGRSAQIPHHTQPAPPLPPKPWRAWWCHCPHCWCLHLGSGPSGLQWGWLHLLVQKSKKSYKFWFCRRHRMPASAQRKLLSSCCLSEKGHHNSSPSPDTSHKGLRSKRTQPVDPEAGERLSRSNSQKLGGPEFSFDLLPETRAIQVTIPPGPEVSVRLCHQWALECEDLSHLFNAQKIVPGGRTVDLPYEFLLPCLCIEASYLQEDTVRRKKCPFQGQPEAYDSDFWESMNFTDHSQHNQMVMAVTLRCPLKLEASLCQRRGWPTLCEDLPNATARESEGWYVVEKVDLHPQLCFKFSFGNSSHIECPHRTFAVLSWNVSMDTQAQQVVLRFSSRTHVTFSAAWSHPGSGRDSVVPPVYSVSQTQGSTPVTLDLIIPFLRPGGCVLVWRSDVQFAWKRLLCPDASHRRLGLLILALLAFTTLLGVVLVLTCRRPLSGPGRARPVLLLHVAESEAQRRLVGALAELLRAALGGGRDVIVDLWEGTRVARVGPLPWLWAARARVARERGAVVLLWSSAGPSPTGGPDPRAVPLRALLRATPRPLLLLVYFSRLCAKGDIPPPLRALPRYRLLHDLPRLLRALDARTSTEATTRGRFVARPRLRGRVELCRRLELEAAKLADQG, translated from the exons ATGTGGCCTGGCTGGCTGGTTGGGATCGAGGAGGAGCTctggggcagggcggggcaggggcaggcTGAGGCGAGGGCTCCTGCTGGCACCGCACTCCCAGCTGCTGCGCAGCAAGCTGGCCCAGGCCCCGTCGCCCACTTTCGGGCCGTGCAGCCATGCACTGGGCGCCGTGACCCCACGGAAGCCCATGGGGAGCCCCAGACTGGCAGCCCTGCTCCTGCCTCTCCTCCAGCTGCTCACTGGCCTGTCTGCCTCCGCTGGGATTGGCTGCCCCCTCCTTCCCCGCTGGAGAACCCGCGGTCTGCTGGCCTCACGCATGGTAAG CGGGCCCTGTGCTTTCAGGATGGCAGTTTCACTG GAAGGTCTGCCCAGATTCCTCACCACACCCAGCCggcccctcctctccccccaaaGCCTTGGCGCGCCTGGTGGTGCCACTGTCCCCACTGCTGGTGCCTGCATCTGGGGTCAGGCCCCTCGG GTCTTCAGTGGGGTTGGCTCCACCTCCTAGTGCAGAAATCCAAAAAGTCTTACAAGTTCTGGTTctgtaggagacacaggatgCCAGCGTCTGCTCAG AGGAAGTTGCTGAGCAGCTGCTGCCTGTCTGAGAAGGGCCATCACAACTCCAGCCCCTCCCCGGATACCTCCCACAAGGGACTGCGCTCCAAAAGAACCCAGCCTGTGGATCCAGAGGCAGGGGAACGTCTCTCCAGATCTAACTCACAAAAGCTTGGAG GACCTGAGTTCTCCTTTGACTTGCTGCCTGAGACAAGGGCTATTCAAGTGACCATTCCTCCAGGCCCAGAGGTCAGTGTGCGTCTTTGCCACCAGTGGGCACTGGAGTGTGAGGACCTGAGCCATCTCTTCAATGCCCAG AAAATTGTGCCTGGGGGTCGCACTGTAGACCTGCCTTATGAATTCCTTCTGCCCTGTCTGTGCATCGAG GCATCCTACCTGCAAGAGGACACCGTGAGGCGCAAAAAATGTCCCTTCCAGGGCCAGCCTGAAGCCT ATGACTCGGACTTCTGGGAGTCAATGAACTTCACTGACCACAGCCAGCATAATCAGATGGTCATGGCCGTGACACTCCGCTGCCCACTGAAGCTGGAGGCCTCCCTGTGCCAGAGGCGGGGCTGGCCCACCCTCTGCGAAGACCTCCCCAATGCCACGGCTCGAGAGTCAGAGGGG TGGTATGTCGTGGAGAAAGTGGACTTGCATCCCCAGCTCTGCTTCAAG TTCTCTTTTGGAAACAGCAGCCACATTGAATGCCCCCACCGGACATTCG cagtCCTGTCCTGGAATGTGAGCATGGATACACAGGCCCAGCAGGTGGTCCTCCGCTTCTCTTCAAGGACGCATGTCACCTTCAGTGCTGCCTGGAGCCACCCAGGCTCGGGGCGGGACAGCGTGGTGCCCCCTGTGTACAGCGTCAGCCAG ACTCAGGGCTCAACCCCAGTGACCCTAGACCTCATCATCCCCTTCCTGAGGCCTGGAGGCTGTGTCCTG GTGTGGAGGTCAGATGTCCAGTTTGCCTGGAAGCGCCTCTTGTGTCCAGATG CCTCTCACAGACGCCTGGGGCTCCTGATCCTGGCGCTGCTGGCCTTCACCACCCTACTGGGAGTTGTTTTGGTTCTCACGTGCCGGCGCCCTCTGTCAG GCCCGGGCCGAGCACGGCCGGTGCTGCTGCTGCACGTGGCAGAGTCTGAGGCGCAGCGGCGCCTGGTGGGAGCCCTTGCTGAACTGCTGCGGGCCGCTCTGGGCGGCGGGCGCGACGTGATCGTGGACCTTTGGGAGGGCACACGGGTGGCGCGCGTGGGCCCCCTGCCGTGGCTCTGGGCGGCGCGGGCGCGTGTGGCGCGGGAGCGGGGCGCCGTGGTTCTTCTGTGGAGCAGCGCCGGCCCCAGCCCCACCGGCGGCCCGGATCCTCGCGCTGTGCCCCTGCGCGCCCTGCTCCGCGCCACCCCGCGCCCGCTGCTGTTGCTGGTTTACTTTAGTCGTCTCTGCGCCAAGGGCGACATTCCCCCGCCCCTGCGCGCCCTGCCCCGCTACCGCCTGCTGCACGACCTGCCGCGCCTGCTGCGCGCCCTGGACGCTCGGACCTCTACCGAAGCCACCACCCGGGGCCGCTTCGTCGCCCGGCCGCGCCTGCGGGGTCGCGTGGAGCTGTGCCGCAGGCTGGAACTGGAGGCCGCCAAACTTGCCGACCAAGGCTGA
- the IL17RE gene encoding interleukin-17 receptor E isoform X2, whose protein sequence is MWPGWLVGIEEELWGRAGQGQAEARAPAGTALPAAAQQAGPGPVAHFRAVQPCTGRRDPTEAHGEPQTGSPAPASPPAAHWPVCLRWDWLPPPSPLENPRSAGLTHGKRALCFQDGSFTGRSAQIPHHTQPAPPLPPKPWRAWWCHCPHCWCLHLGSGPSGLQWGWLHLLVQKSKKSYKFWFCRRHRMPASAQRKLLSSCCLSEKGHHNSSPSPDTSHKGLRSKRTQPVDPEAGERLSRSNSQKLGGPEFSFDLLPETRAIQVTIPPGPEVSVRLCHQWALECEDLSHLFNAQKIVPGGRTVDLPYEFLLPCLCIEASYLQEDTVRRKKCPFQGQPEAYDSDFWESMNFTDHSQHNQMVMAVTLRCPLKLEASLCQRRGWPTLCEDLPNATARESEGWYVVEKVDLHPQLCFKFSFGNSSHIECPHRTFVLSWNVSMDTQAQQVVLRFSSRTHVTFSAAWSHPGSGRDSVVPPVYSVSQTQGSTPVTLDLIIPFLRPGGCVLVWRSDVQFAWKRLLCPDASHRRLGLLILALLAFTTLLGVVLVLTCRRPLSGPGRARPVLLLHVAESEAQRRLVGALAELLRAALGGGRDVIVDLWEGTRVARVGPLPWLWAARARVARERGAVVLLWSSAGPSPTGGPDPRAVPLRALLRATPRPLLLLVYFSRLCAKGDIPPPLRALPRYRLLHDLPRLLRALDARTSTEATTRGRFVARPRLRGRVELCRRLELEAAKLADQG, encoded by the exons ATGTGGCCTGGCTGGCTGGTTGGGATCGAGGAGGAGCTctggggcagggcggggcaggggcaggcTGAGGCGAGGGCTCCTGCTGGCACCGCACTCCCAGCTGCTGCGCAGCAAGCTGGCCCAGGCCCCGTCGCCCACTTTCGGGCCGTGCAGCCATGCACTGGGCGCCGTGACCCCACGGAAGCCCATGGGGAGCCCCAGACTGGCAGCCCTGCTCCTGCCTCTCCTCCAGCTGCTCACTGGCCTGTCTGCCTCCGCTGGGATTGGCTGCCCCCTCCTTCCCCGCTGGAGAACCCGCGGTCTGCTGGCCTCACGCATGGTAAG CGGGCCCTGTGCTTTCAGGATGGCAGTTTCACTG GAAGGTCTGCCCAGATTCCTCACCACACCCAGCCggcccctcctctccccccaaaGCCTTGGCGCGCCTGGTGGTGCCACTGTCCCCACTGCTGGTGCCTGCATCTGGGGTCAGGCCCCTCGG GTCTTCAGTGGGGTTGGCTCCACCTCCTAGTGCAGAAATCCAAAAAGTCTTACAAGTTCTGGTTctgtaggagacacaggatgCCAGCGTCTGCTCAG AGGAAGTTGCTGAGCAGCTGCTGCCTGTCTGAGAAGGGCCATCACAACTCCAGCCCCTCCCCGGATACCTCCCACAAGGGACTGCGCTCCAAAAGAACCCAGCCTGTGGATCCAGAGGCAGGGGAACGTCTCTCCAGATCTAACTCACAAAAGCTTGGAG GACCTGAGTTCTCCTTTGACTTGCTGCCTGAGACAAGGGCTATTCAAGTGACCATTCCTCCAGGCCCAGAGGTCAGTGTGCGTCTTTGCCACCAGTGGGCACTGGAGTGTGAGGACCTGAGCCATCTCTTCAATGCCCAG AAAATTGTGCCTGGGGGTCGCACTGTAGACCTGCCTTATGAATTCCTTCTGCCCTGTCTGTGCATCGAG GCATCCTACCTGCAAGAGGACACCGTGAGGCGCAAAAAATGTCCCTTCCAGGGCCAGCCTGAAGCCT ATGACTCGGACTTCTGGGAGTCAATGAACTTCACTGACCACAGCCAGCATAATCAGATGGTCATGGCCGTGACACTCCGCTGCCCACTGAAGCTGGAGGCCTCCCTGTGCCAGAGGCGGGGCTGGCCCACCCTCTGCGAAGACCTCCCCAATGCCACGGCTCGAGAGTCAGAGGGG TGGTATGTCGTGGAGAAAGTGGACTTGCATCCCCAGCTCTGCTTCAAG TTCTCTTTTGGAAACAGCAGCCACATTGAATGCCCCCACCGGACATTCG tCCTGTCCTGGAATGTGAGCATGGATACACAGGCCCAGCAGGTGGTCCTCCGCTTCTCTTCAAGGACGCATGTCACCTTCAGTGCTGCCTGGAGCCACCCAGGCTCGGGGCGGGACAGCGTGGTGCCCCCTGTGTACAGCGTCAGCCAG ACTCAGGGCTCAACCCCAGTGACCCTAGACCTCATCATCCCCTTCCTGAGGCCTGGAGGCTGTGTCCTG GTGTGGAGGTCAGATGTCCAGTTTGCCTGGAAGCGCCTCTTGTGTCCAGATG CCTCTCACAGACGCCTGGGGCTCCTGATCCTGGCGCTGCTGGCCTTCACCACCCTACTGGGAGTTGTTTTGGTTCTCACGTGCCGGCGCCCTCTGTCAG GCCCGGGCCGAGCACGGCCGGTGCTGCTGCTGCACGTGGCAGAGTCTGAGGCGCAGCGGCGCCTGGTGGGAGCCCTTGCTGAACTGCTGCGGGCCGCTCTGGGCGGCGGGCGCGACGTGATCGTGGACCTTTGGGAGGGCACACGGGTGGCGCGCGTGGGCCCCCTGCCGTGGCTCTGGGCGGCGCGGGCGCGTGTGGCGCGGGAGCGGGGCGCCGTGGTTCTTCTGTGGAGCAGCGCCGGCCCCAGCCCCACCGGCGGCCCGGATCCTCGCGCTGTGCCCCTGCGCGCCCTGCTCCGCGCCACCCCGCGCCCGCTGCTGTTGCTGGTTTACTTTAGTCGTCTCTGCGCCAAGGGCGACATTCCCCCGCCCCTGCGCGCCCTGCCCCGCTACCGCCTGCTGCACGACCTGCCGCGCCTGCTGCGCGCCCTGGACGCTCGGACCTCTACCGAAGCCACCACCCGGGGCCGCTTCGTCGCCCGGCCGCGCCTGCGGGGTCGCGTGGAGCTGTGCCGCAGGCTGGAACTGGAGGCCGCCAAACTTGCCGACCAAGGCTGA
- the IL17RE gene encoding interleukin-17 receptor E isoform X3 — MSWRKPWDAGEGPHRERSLVSIGNHRKPAAHWPVCLRWDWLPPPSPLENPRSAGLTHGKRALCFQDGSFTGRSAQIPHHTQPAPPLPPKPWRAWWCHCPHCWCLHLGSGPSGLQWGWLHLLVQKSKKSYKFWFCRRHRMPASAQRKLLSSCCLSEKGHHNSSPSPDTSHKGLRSKRTQPVDPEAGERLSRSNSQKLGGPEFSFDLLPETRAIQVTIPPGPEVSVRLCHQWALECEDLSHLFNAQKIVPGGRTVDLPYEFLLPCLCIEASYLQEDTVRRKKCPFQGQPEAYDSDFWESMNFTDHSQHNQMVMAVTLRCPLKLEASLCQRRGWPTLCEDLPNATARESEGWYVVEKVDLHPQLCFKFSFGNSSHIECPHRTFAVLSWNVSMDTQAQQVVLRFSSRTHVTFSAAWSHPGSGRDSVVPPVYSVSQTQGSTPVTLDLIIPFLRPGGCVLVWRSDVQFAWKRLLCPDASHRRLGLLILALLAFTTLLGVVLVLTCRRPLSGPGRARPVLLLHVAESEAQRRLVGALAELLRAALGGGRDVIVDLWEGTRVARVGPLPWLWAARARVARERGAVVLLWSSAGPSPTGGPDPRAVPLRALLRATPRPLLLLVYFSRLCAKGDIPPPLRALPRYRLLHDLPRLLRALDARTSTEATTRGRFVARPRLRGRVELCRRLELEAAKLADQG, encoded by the exons ATGAGCTGGAGGAAGCCGTGGGACGCTGGGGAGGGTCCCCACAGAGAACGGAGCCTCGTCAGCATCGGAAACCACAGGAAACCAG CTGCTCACTGGCCTGTCTGCCTCCGCTGGGATTGGCTGCCCCCTCCTTCCCCGCTGGAGAACCCGCGGTCTGCTGGCCTCACGCATGGTAAG CGGGCCCTGTGCTTTCAGGATGGCAGTTTCACTG GAAGGTCTGCCCAGATTCCTCACCACACCCAGCCggcccctcctctccccccaaaGCCTTGGCGCGCCTGGTGGTGCCACTGTCCCCACTGCTGGTGCCTGCATCTGGGGTCAGGCCCCTCGG GTCTTCAGTGGGGTTGGCTCCACCTCCTAGTGCAGAAATCCAAAAAGTCTTACAAGTTCTGGTTctgtaggagacacaggatgCCAGCGTCTGCTCAG AGGAAGTTGCTGAGCAGCTGCTGCCTGTCTGAGAAGGGCCATCACAACTCCAGCCCCTCCCCGGATACCTCCCACAAGGGACTGCGCTCCAAAAGAACCCAGCCTGTGGATCCAGAGGCAGGGGAACGTCTCTCCAGATCTAACTCACAAAAGCTTGGAG GACCTGAGTTCTCCTTTGACTTGCTGCCTGAGACAAGGGCTATTCAAGTGACCATTCCTCCAGGCCCAGAGGTCAGTGTGCGTCTTTGCCACCAGTGGGCACTGGAGTGTGAGGACCTGAGCCATCTCTTCAATGCCCAG AAAATTGTGCCTGGGGGTCGCACTGTAGACCTGCCTTATGAATTCCTTCTGCCCTGTCTGTGCATCGAG GCATCCTACCTGCAAGAGGACACCGTGAGGCGCAAAAAATGTCCCTTCCAGGGCCAGCCTGAAGCCT ATGACTCGGACTTCTGGGAGTCAATGAACTTCACTGACCACAGCCAGCATAATCAGATGGTCATGGCCGTGACACTCCGCTGCCCACTGAAGCTGGAGGCCTCCCTGTGCCAGAGGCGGGGCTGGCCCACCCTCTGCGAAGACCTCCCCAATGCCACGGCTCGAGAGTCAGAGGGG TGGTATGTCGTGGAGAAAGTGGACTTGCATCCCCAGCTCTGCTTCAAG TTCTCTTTTGGAAACAGCAGCCACATTGAATGCCCCCACCGGACATTCG cagtCCTGTCCTGGAATGTGAGCATGGATACACAGGCCCAGCAGGTGGTCCTCCGCTTCTCTTCAAGGACGCATGTCACCTTCAGTGCTGCCTGGAGCCACCCAGGCTCGGGGCGGGACAGCGTGGTGCCCCCTGTGTACAGCGTCAGCCAG ACTCAGGGCTCAACCCCAGTGACCCTAGACCTCATCATCCCCTTCCTGAGGCCTGGAGGCTGTGTCCTG GTGTGGAGGTCAGATGTCCAGTTTGCCTGGAAGCGCCTCTTGTGTCCAGATG CCTCTCACAGACGCCTGGGGCTCCTGATCCTGGCGCTGCTGGCCTTCACCACCCTACTGGGAGTTGTTTTGGTTCTCACGTGCCGGCGCCCTCTGTCAG GCCCGGGCCGAGCACGGCCGGTGCTGCTGCTGCACGTGGCAGAGTCTGAGGCGCAGCGGCGCCTGGTGGGAGCCCTTGCTGAACTGCTGCGGGCCGCTCTGGGCGGCGGGCGCGACGTGATCGTGGACCTTTGGGAGGGCACACGGGTGGCGCGCGTGGGCCCCCTGCCGTGGCTCTGGGCGGCGCGGGCGCGTGTGGCGCGGGAGCGGGGCGCCGTGGTTCTTCTGTGGAGCAGCGCCGGCCCCAGCCCCACCGGCGGCCCGGATCCTCGCGCTGTGCCCCTGCGCGCCCTGCTCCGCGCCACCCCGCGCCCGCTGCTGTTGCTGGTTTACTTTAGTCGTCTCTGCGCCAAGGGCGACATTCCCCCGCCCCTGCGCGCCCTGCCCCGCTACCGCCTGCTGCACGACCTGCCGCGCCTGCTGCGCGCCCTGGACGCTCGGACCTCTACCGAAGCCACCACCCGGGGCCGCTTCGTCGCCCGGCCGCGCCTGCGGGGTCGCGTGGAGCTGTGCCGCAGGCTGGAACTGGAGGCCGCCAAACTTGCCGACCAAGGCTGA
- the IL17RE gene encoding interleukin-17 receptor E isoform X7 — MGSPRLAALLLPLLQLLTGLSASAGIGCPLLPRWRTRGLLASRMRALCFQDGSFTGRSAQIPHHTQPAPPLPPKPWRAWWCHCPHCWCLHLGSGPSGLQWGWLHLLVQKSKKSYKFWFCRRHRMPASAQRKLLSSCCLSEKGHHNSSPSPDTSHKGLRSKRTQPVDPEAGERLSRSNSQKLGGPEFSFDLLPETRAIQVTIPPGPEVSVRLCHQWALECEDLSHLFNAQKIVPGGRTVDLPYEFLLPCLCIEASYLQEDTVRRKKCPFQGQPEAYDSDFWESMNFTDHSQHNQMVMAVTLRCPLKLEASLCQRRGWPTLCEDLPNATARESEGWYVVEKVDLHPQLCFKFSFGNSSHIECPHRTFAVLSWNVSMDTQAQQVVLRFSSRTHVTFSAAWSHPGSGRDSVVPPVYSVSQTQGSTPVTLDLIIPFLRPGGCVLVWRSDVQFAWKRLLCPDASHRRLGLLILALLAFTTLLGVVLVLTCRRPLSGPGRARPVLLLHVAESEAQRRLVGALAELLRAALGGGRDVIVDLWEGTRVARVGPLPWLWAARARVARERGAVVLLWSSAGPSPTGGPDPRAVPLRALLRATPRPLLLLVYFSRLCAKGDIPPPLRALPRYRLLHDLPRLLRALDARTSTEATTRGRFVARPRLRGRVELCRRLELEAAKLADQG; from the exons ATGGGGAGCCCCAGACTGGCAGCCCTGCTCCTGCCTCTCCTCCAGCTGCTCACTGGCCTGTCTGCCTCCGCTGGGATTGGCTGCCCCCTCCTTCCCCGCTGGAGAACCCGCGGTCTGCTGGCCTCACGCATG CGGGCCCTGTGCTTTCAGGATGGCAGTTTCACTG GAAGGTCTGCCCAGATTCCTCACCACACCCAGCCggcccctcctctccccccaaaGCCTTGGCGCGCCTGGTGGTGCCACTGTCCCCACTGCTGGTGCCTGCATCTGGGGTCAGGCCCCTCGG GTCTTCAGTGGGGTTGGCTCCACCTCCTAGTGCAGAAATCCAAAAAGTCTTACAAGTTCTGGTTctgtaggagacacaggatgCCAGCGTCTGCTCAG AGGAAGTTGCTGAGCAGCTGCTGCCTGTCTGAGAAGGGCCATCACAACTCCAGCCCCTCCCCGGATACCTCCCACAAGGGACTGCGCTCCAAAAGAACCCAGCCTGTGGATCCAGAGGCAGGGGAACGTCTCTCCAGATCTAACTCACAAAAGCTTGGAG GACCTGAGTTCTCCTTTGACTTGCTGCCTGAGACAAGGGCTATTCAAGTGACCATTCCTCCAGGCCCAGAGGTCAGTGTGCGTCTTTGCCACCAGTGGGCACTGGAGTGTGAGGACCTGAGCCATCTCTTCAATGCCCAG AAAATTGTGCCTGGGGGTCGCACTGTAGACCTGCCTTATGAATTCCTTCTGCCCTGTCTGTGCATCGAG GCATCCTACCTGCAAGAGGACACCGTGAGGCGCAAAAAATGTCCCTTCCAGGGCCAGCCTGAAGCCT ATGACTCGGACTTCTGGGAGTCAATGAACTTCACTGACCACAGCCAGCATAATCAGATGGTCATGGCCGTGACACTCCGCTGCCCACTGAAGCTGGAGGCCTCCCTGTGCCAGAGGCGGGGCTGGCCCACCCTCTGCGAAGACCTCCCCAATGCCACGGCTCGAGAGTCAGAGGGG TGGTATGTCGTGGAGAAAGTGGACTTGCATCCCCAGCTCTGCTTCAAG TTCTCTTTTGGAAACAGCAGCCACATTGAATGCCCCCACCGGACATTCG cagtCCTGTCCTGGAATGTGAGCATGGATACACAGGCCCAGCAGGTGGTCCTCCGCTTCTCTTCAAGGACGCATGTCACCTTCAGTGCTGCCTGGAGCCACCCAGGCTCGGGGCGGGACAGCGTGGTGCCCCCTGTGTACAGCGTCAGCCAG ACTCAGGGCTCAACCCCAGTGACCCTAGACCTCATCATCCCCTTCCTGAGGCCTGGAGGCTGTGTCCTG GTGTGGAGGTCAGATGTCCAGTTTGCCTGGAAGCGCCTCTTGTGTCCAGATG CCTCTCACAGACGCCTGGGGCTCCTGATCCTGGCGCTGCTGGCCTTCACCACCCTACTGGGAGTTGTTTTGGTTCTCACGTGCCGGCGCCCTCTGTCAG GCCCGGGCCGAGCACGGCCGGTGCTGCTGCTGCACGTGGCAGAGTCTGAGGCGCAGCGGCGCCTGGTGGGAGCCCTTGCTGAACTGCTGCGGGCCGCTCTGGGCGGCGGGCGCGACGTGATCGTGGACCTTTGGGAGGGCACACGGGTGGCGCGCGTGGGCCCCCTGCCGTGGCTCTGGGCGGCGCGGGCGCGTGTGGCGCGGGAGCGGGGCGCCGTGGTTCTTCTGTGGAGCAGCGCCGGCCCCAGCCCCACCGGCGGCCCGGATCCTCGCGCTGTGCCCCTGCGCGCCCTGCTCCGCGCCACCCCGCGCCCGCTGCTGTTGCTGGTTTACTTTAGTCGTCTCTGCGCCAAGGGCGACATTCCCCCGCCCCTGCGCGCCCTGCCCCGCTACCGCCTGCTGCACGACCTGCCGCGCCTGCTGCGCGCCCTGGACGCTCGGACCTCTACCGAAGCCACCACCCGGGGCCGCTTCGTCGCCCGGCCGCGCCTGCGGGGTCGCGTGGAGCTGTGCCGCAGGCTGGAACTGGAGGCCGCCAAACTTGCCGACCAAGGCTGA